The Streptomyces sp. SS1-1 genome has a segment encoding these proteins:
- a CDS encoding LolA family protein, with protein MAPYEVDDNTTAGEGDDPRAGRRKAARYVVPVTVVGIAAATIGLVPALADAGDPDLPDLTAQQLIEKIAQSDVQQLSGTFKITTDLGLPDLGGLESGLALGLTGAGAGGGSSADPSAKLTELASGTHTLRIAADGDDRQKLSLADKSSEYSLIHNGKDVWGYDSRSGEVFHATADEAGREKDKGQGKGRGEGQGRGHGRDHGKIDGVPATPKELTEEALKAVDDTTSVTVDGTAHVAGRDAYRLLIEPKQSGTTVGAITVAVDAKTGLPLKFTLTPAGGGAAVVDAGFTQVSFAKPAASTFDFTPPKGAKVTEEGDVDKGAPRHGGGRSEDGFRKELEKEFGAENSKGSKGPGGGPEIIGEGWNTVAVFDTGGEGVPSGAEVGGDFGGFLDSLGDKASGKFGSGTVFSTRLINALVTDDGKVYVGAVDKATLVKAADSAK; from the coding sequence ATGGCACCGTACGAAGTCGACGACAATACGACCGCGGGGGAGGGCGACGACCCGCGCGCGGGCCGGCGCAAGGCCGCTCGGTACGTCGTCCCGGTCACGGTGGTGGGGATCGCGGCGGCGACGATCGGGCTGGTCCCGGCGCTCGCCGACGCCGGGGACCCGGATCTGCCGGACCTCACCGCGCAGCAACTGATCGAGAAGATCGCCCAGTCGGACGTCCAGCAGCTGTCCGGCACGTTCAAGATCACGACGGATCTGGGGCTGCCCGACCTCGGCGGGCTGGAGTCGGGTCTCGCCTTGGGCCTCACCGGAGCGGGCGCGGGCGGCGGCTCGTCCGCCGATCCCTCGGCGAAGCTGACCGAGCTGGCCTCCGGCACGCACACCCTGCGGATCGCCGCCGACGGCGACGACCGGCAGAAGCTGTCCCTGGCGGACAAGTCCTCCGAGTACAGCCTCATCCACAACGGCAAGGACGTCTGGGGCTACGACAGCCGGTCCGGCGAGGTCTTCCACGCCACCGCCGACGAGGCCGGGCGGGAGAAGGACAAGGGGCAGGGCAAGGGCCGGGGCGAGGGGCAGGGCAGGGGGCACGGCCGGGACCACGGGAAGATCGACGGGGTTCCCGCCACCCCCAAGGAGCTCACCGAGGAGGCCCTGAAGGCGGTCGACGACACGACGTCGGTCACCGTCGACGGCACCGCGCACGTCGCCGGCCGGGACGCCTACCGGCTGCTCATCGAGCCGAAGCAGTCGGGCACCACGGTCGGAGCGATCACCGTGGCCGTGGACGCGAAGACCGGGCTGCCGCTGAAGTTCACGCTGACCCCGGCCGGCGGTGGCGCGGCCGTGGTCGACGCCGGCTTCACGCAGGTCAGCTTCGCCAAGCCCGCCGCCTCCACCTTCGACTTCACGCCGCCCAAGGGCGCGAAGGTCACGGAGGAGGGTGACGTGGACAAGGGCGCCCCGCGGCACGGCGGGGGCAGGTCCGAGGACGGCTTCCGCAAGGAGCTGGAGAAGGAGTTCGGCGCCGAGAACTCGAAGGGTTCGAAGGGCCCCGGGGGCGGTCCCGAGATCATCGGCGAGGGCTGGAACACGGTGGCGGTCTTCGACACCGGAGGCGAGGGCGTTCCCTCGGGCGCCGAGGTCGGCGGCGACTTCGGCGGCTTCCTCGACTCCCTCGGCGACAAGGCCAGCGGGAAGTTCGGCTCGGGCACGGTGTTCTCGACGCGCCTGATCAACGCCCTCGTCACCGACGACGGCAAGGTCTATGTCGGCGCCGTCGACAAGGCCACGCTGGTGAAGGCGGCCGACTCGGCCAAGTGA
- a CDS encoding flavodoxin family protein: MTRRFLFVLGSSRSDGNTELLARRAAEQLPESVEQRWIDLAAHPLPDFEDLRHDSDHVRPTEGNTALLLDATLAATDVVIVSPLYWYSVSAHVKRYLDHWSGWLRTPGVDFKDTLAGRTLWGVTALAHEEPVVADPLIGTLHNSAAYMGMRFGGVLLGNGSKPGDVLRDTGALSRAKTFFAQDAPLARFAYETD, encoded by the coding sequence ATGACCCGCCGCTTCCTGTTCGTCCTCGGCAGCAGCCGCTCCGACGGCAACACCGAACTGCTGGCCCGCCGGGCCGCCGAGCAACTGCCCGAGAGCGTGGAACAACGGTGGATCGACCTGGCGGCCCATCCACTGCCCGACTTCGAGGACCTGCGCCACGACAGCGACCATGTGCGGCCGACGGAGGGGAACACGGCCCTCCTGCTCGACGCCACCCTCGCGGCCACGGACGTCGTGATCGTCTCGCCGCTGTACTGGTACTCGGTGTCCGCGCACGTCAAGCGCTACCTCGACCACTGGTCGGGCTGGCTGCGCACACCCGGCGTCGACTTCAAGGACACCCTGGCCGGGCGCACGCTCTGGGGCGTGACCGCGCTCGCCCACGAGGAGCCGGTGGTCGCCGACCCGCTGATCGGCACCCTCCACAACTCGGCCGCCTACATGGGGATGCGCTTCGGCGGGGTGCTGCTTGGCAACGGCAGCAAGCCCGGGGACGTGCTGCGGGACACCGGGGCCCTGAGCCGGGCCAAGACGTTCTTCGCCCAGGACGCGCCGCTCGCGCGCTTCGCGTACGAGACGGACTGA
- a CDS encoding amidase, whose protein sequence is MTIASAVCAGAVRAVDVVADALDRIERVDPALSAFAEVWDERARAWAEAVDARIAAGERPPLAGVPIGVKGRGGLRTAAPLLAAGCVPVGATSVPGPGTPWQTWGAGRYGRTVNPWRPDRTPGGSSAGSAAAVAAGLVPLATGNDGAGSVRIPAAWCGVVGLKATNGRFPTTDATGLMAPGVLTRSVADAAAYWAAVSSAPASPQPAPSDPAAGAVAPGDPATPQPSPSAPAAALWSPDLGFASPDPEVVAVAHAAAVRLHGAGVVRLVDVGEPFRLDDPAPAWLALRGSAAGPPPEAARRLRAANDRRLAALFRRTRLLMTPTAPTPPHGHDGPGERFSTALTWAFNLSGHPAISVPAGFGPDGCPVGLQLVAEHGQEAALLSVAEAAEGLLGPWTPATCIRI, encoded by the coding sequence GTGACGATCGCCTCGGCCGTCTGCGCGGGCGCCGTGCGCGCGGTCGACGTGGTCGCGGACGCCCTCGACCGGATCGAGCGCGTCGATCCGGCGCTGTCCGCCTTCGCCGAGGTGTGGGACGAGCGGGCGCGGGCGTGGGCGGAGGCGGTGGACGCCCGGATCGCCGCGGGCGAACGGCCGCCGCTGGCCGGGGTGCCGATCGGGGTGAAGGGCCGTGGCGGGCTGCGTACGGCGGCCCCGCTGCTCGCGGCGGGCTGCGTGCCGGTGGGCGCGACGTCCGTGCCGGGGCCGGGGACACCGTGGCAGACCTGGGGGGCGGGGCGGTACGGCCGTACGGTCAACCCGTGGCGGCCCGACCGGACGCCGGGCGGATCGTCGGCCGGTTCGGCGGCGGCGGTCGCGGCCGGGCTGGTGCCGCTCGCCACGGGGAACGACGGCGCCGGGTCGGTGCGCATTCCGGCGGCCTGGTGCGGGGTCGTCGGCCTGAAGGCGACCAACGGGCGCTTCCCCACCACGGATGCGACGGGGCTGATGGCGCCGGGCGTGCTCACGCGTAGCGTCGCGGACGCGGCGGCGTACTGGGCCGCGGTGTCCAGTGCCCCGGCCTCCCCACAACCCGCCCCCTCCGATCCCGCCGCGGGGGCCGTGGCGCCCGGCGACCCCGCCACCCCACAGCCCAGCCCCTCCGCTCCGGCCGCCGCCCTCTGGTCCCCCGACCTGGGCTTCGCCTCTCCCGACCCGGAGGTCGTGGCCGTGGCGCACGCGGCCGCCGTACGGCTTCACGGAGCCGGTGTGGTGCGGCTGGTGGATGTGGGGGAACCGTTCCGGCTCGACGATCCGGCTCCGGCGTGGCTCGCCCTGCGCGGGTCCGCGGCCGGCCCTCCCCCCGAGGCCGCCCGGCGTCTGCGGGCGGCCAACGACCGCAGGCTCGCCGCTCTCTTCCGCCGGACGCGCCTGCTCATGACGCCGACGGCCCCCACCCCGCCGCACGGTCACGACGGCCCGGGCGAGCGCTTCTCCACCGCCCTCACCTGGGCGTTCAACCTGAGCGGGCATCCGGCGATCAGCGTTCCGGCCGGGTTCGGGCCGGACGGGTGCCCCGTCGGGCTCCAGTTGGTGGCGGAGCACGGGCAGGAGGCCGCGCTGCTCTCGGTGGCGGAGGCGGCTGAGGGGCTGCTCGGTCCCTGGACGCCAGCTACATGCATACGCATATAA
- a CDS encoding DUF6668 family protein, with protein sequence MGTDMREQHGPYGRGPDIWLRGPVPLPDGPLPTPPLPPGTPRRFSWIGLHGGAGVTTLATVYGGRDCGREWPGPDDPHAVLLVARTHASGLAAVPGALDLFRRGATPRGLDLEGVVLVADAPGRLPRPLAERVRVIESVIDVYRVPWMPDWRLGDLGDQAGPRGGHPPRQPEALARLTGHGR encoded by the coding sequence ATGGGCACCGACATGCGCGAACAGCACGGGCCGTACGGCCGGGGCCCGGACATCTGGCTCCGCGGACCGGTCCCCCTCCCCGACGGCCCTCTGCCTACGCCCCCGCTCCCGCCCGGCACCCCCCGGCGCTTCTCGTGGATCGGTCTGCACGGCGGAGCGGGCGTCACGACCCTCGCGACGGTGTACGGCGGCCGGGACTGCGGGCGGGAGTGGCCCGGCCCGGACGACCCGCACGCCGTGCTGCTGGTCGCGCGCACCCACGCGTCCGGCCTGGCCGCCGTACCCGGCGCCCTCGACCTCTTCCGGCGCGGGGCGACGCCACGGGGGCTGGACCTCGAAGGCGTCGTCCTGGTCGCGGACGCCCCGGGCCGGCTGCCGCGTCCGCTCGCCGAGCGCGTCCGGGTGATCGAGTCGGTGATCGACGTGTACCGGGTGCCGTGGATGCCGGACTGGCGTCTGGGCGACCTGGGTGACCAGGCCGGACCGCGCGGAGGGCACCCGCCCCGGCAGCCGGAGGCGCTGGCGCGGCTGACCGGGCACGGGCGCTGA